A genomic region of Caldisericaceae bacterium contains the following coding sequences:
- a CDS encoding Gx transporter family protein, translating to MSTQLPIESSIKRIVYLSVLIAIGVVLNLIEPPQIYPLIPGAKLGLANLSTLLAMMLFGAKYGIIVAVIRTIVASIFRGSINWISFGTSFFGGVLSAVVMAILFLFLKNRISIKGISTVGGITNNITQVIFVYFVTKNTLFLYYVFFLIPIGGLAGFLIGVLGIAIYNRLEKR from the coding sequence ATGTCGACACAACTTCCTATTGAAAGTAGTATTAAAAGAATTGTTTACCTTTCTGTGCTTATTGCAATTGGGGTTGTTTTAAATCTCATCGAACCTCCGCAGATATATCCTTTAATTCCTGGTGCTAAACTTGGACTTGCAAATCTTTCAACACTTCTTGCAATGATGCTTTTTGGTGCAAAATATGGAATTATCGTTGCAGTGATCAGAACTATTGTAGCCTCTATCTTTAGGGGGAGTATAAACTGGATTTCGTTTGGAACCAGTTTCTTTGGTGGGGTTTTATCCGCTGTTGTAATGGCAATACTTTTTCTATTTTTAAAAAATAGAATATCAATTAAAGGCATAAGTACAGTAGGAGGTATTACAAATAATATTACACAAGTTATTTTTGTTTACTTTGTTACCAAAAATACCTTGTTTTTATACTATGTATTTTTTTTAATTCCTATTGGAGGACTTGCAGGTTTTCTTATTGGAGTTTTAGGTATTGCTATATATAATAGACTGGAAAAAAGATGA
- a CDS encoding TatD family hydrolase produces MLIDSHAHVLKEYYSEEEIKKNLTKDILINVVAYDLESSKEAISLAHDFENVFSSIGFHPYDVPNSHSLLLELERLLTDTMVIALGEIGLDYFRDITPKDLQKDYFEKQIDVAKKMDLPIVIHSRQAFLDTIAILDNTHYYNGVFHSFDYSKEEAKKVLDRGFFISFSGMVTFKNRSDLRDALSYVPLSKLLFETDSPYLSPVPLRGKRNIPQFVEYVYKLASEIKNIPYKNIVDTVCNNFFEIFRKANLKVKKEVVCSRS; encoded by the coding sequence ATGTTAATTGATTCACACGCACATGTTCTTAAGGAGTATTATTCAGAAGAAGAAATAAAAAAAAATTTAACTAAAGATATTCTAATAAATGTTGTTGCATATGATTTGGAGAGTTCAAAAGAGGCTATATCCTTGGCTCATGATTTTGAAAATGTATTCTCGAGTATTGGCTTTCATCCTTACGATGTTCCTAATTCTCACTCCCTTTTGTTAGAACTTGAAAGACTTTTAACCGATACTATGGTTATTGCCTTAGGAGAGATTGGGCTTGATTACTTTAGAGATATAACTCCAAAGGATTTGCAGAAGGATTATTTTGAAAAGCAGATTGATGTTGCAAAGAAAATGGATTTGCCAATTGTAATACACTCTAGACAAGCTTTTCTTGATACCATTGCAATATTAGATAACACACATTACTATAACGGTGTGTTTCATTCTTTTGATTATTCAAAGGAAGAAGCAAAAAAAGTGCTTGATAGAGGTTTTTTTATATCATTCTCGGGGATGGTAACATTTAAAAACAGGTCAGATTTAAGAGACGCTCTTTCATATGTTCCATTAAGTAAACTGTTATTTGAAACTGATTCACCCTATTTATCTCCAGTGCCATTAAGAGGTAAAAGAAACATACCTCAATTTGTCGAATATGTTTATAAATTAGCTTCTGAAATAAAAAACATTCCTTATAAAAATATTGTTGATACAGTTTGTAATAATTTTTTTGAAATATTTCGAAAAGCAAATTTAAAGGTTAAGAAGGAGGTAGTATGTTCAAGATCTTAA
- the metG gene encoding methionine--tRNA ligase: MEKSYYITTAIYYVNSKPHIGSVSEAISADVIARFKRLTKFDVFFSTGTDEHSQKIEAKAKELGIDTQKFVDDASATWRNIFDRFNISYSRFIRTSDPDHFRVVQEFFKRMYEKGDIYLGKYEGWYCVRDETFLKDSDLVDGKCPYCGGDVQRVSEDNYFFKLSKFRDILLEFYEKNPTFIEPESRYNELLNVLKGGLQDISVTRKSFKFGIPVPFDQDHTIYVWYDALINYVTSVGFLENKDMFNKFWPADLHLIGKDITRFHGIVWPAMLLSVGLPLPKKIFAHGFWNIEGAKMSKSLGNVVDPVEFAEKFSVLAKIPFDFSVDVLRYYLSREAVFGLDADFRMESLFRRYNSDLANDYGNLINRTLNMLSKYKNSVVPITSSDPDFVSFVGSVFPQFNEAMEKYAFSNALESVWSLIGYLNNYIQVKEPWKLTKETEKLDIVLKTLLEGIAYVSTLLQPFMPSVTKFVLDKFGVEKREIEEYKELIRIKTIEVFNPIFPRLEKEKIEIVGGPNTSDSKESNVGITKITYEDFSKVDLRVAKVLEAERVKNSEKLIKLTLSLGNEQRTIVAGIGKFYSPEDLLNKKIIIVANLEERKIMGLTSQGMLLAASTSDKEKLTLLTIDTDIEEGAKIS; this comes from the coding sequence CTACATTACAACCGCAATTTATTATGTCAATTCAAAACCACATATAGGGTCAGTGTCTGAGGCAATTTCTGCTGATGTAATTGCAAGGTTTAAACGTTTAACTAAGTTTGATGTCTTTTTCTCAACAGGAACCGACGAACATTCTCAAAAAATTGAAGCAAAGGCTAAAGAATTAGGAATTGACACGCAAAAGTTTGTAGATGATGCAAGCGCAACTTGGAGAAACATTTTCGATCGATTTAATATTTCTTATTCGAGATTTATACGAACAAGTGATCCCGACCATTTTAGGGTGGTCCAAGAATTTTTCAAAAGAATGTATGAAAAAGGAGATATATATTTAGGTAAATATGAGGGTTGGTATTGTGTAAGAGATGAAACCTTTTTAAAAGATTCTGATCTTGTTGATGGAAAGTGTCCTTACTGTGGCGGTGATGTGCAGAGGGTTTCTGAGGATAATTACTTCTTTAAACTGAGTAAGTTTAGAGATATTTTGCTTGAATTCTACGAGAAAAATCCTACATTTATTGAACCTGAGTCACGATACAATGAACTTTTAAATGTTTTGAAGGGTGGCCTTCAAGATATCTCGGTTACAAGAAAATCTTTTAAATTTGGTATTCCAGTGCCATTTGATCAAGACCATACCATATACGTTTGGTATGATGCACTTATCAATTATGTTACTTCGGTTGGGTTCTTAGAAAATAAAGACATGTTCAATAAATTTTGGCCTGCAGATTTACATCTCATCGGAAAAGATATTACACGTTTCCATGGTATTGTATGGCCTGCAATGCTTTTAAGTGTTGGCCTTCCTCTACCAAAGAAGATTTTTGCACACGGTTTTTGGAATATAGAGGGTGCAAAGATGTCTAAATCGCTCGGTAATGTGGTTGACCCGGTAGAGTTTGCCGAAAAATTTTCTGTACTTGCTAAAATTCCTTTTGATTTCAGTGTAGATGTGCTAAGATATTATCTTTCAAGAGAAGCGGTTTTTGGGCTTGATGCAGATTTTAGAATGGAGTCTCTATTTAGGCGTTATAATTCAGATCTTGCAAATGATTATGGAAATTTAATCAACAGGACACTTAATATGCTCTCAAAATACAAAAATTCGGTAGTGCCAATAACATCTTCCGATCCAGATTTTGTTAGTTTTGTTGGTTCTGTGTTTCCACAATTTAATGAAGCAATGGAAAAATATGCATTTTCTAATGCTCTTGAAAGTGTTTGGTCTTTAATTGGATATTTGAATAATTACATCCAAGTGAAAGAGCCTTGGAAACTTACAAAAGAAACTGAAAAGCTTGATATTGTGCTAAAAACTCTTCTTGAAGGGATTGCCTATGTAAGCACTTTATTACAACCGTTTATGCCGTCGGTAACCAAGTTTGTTTTGGATAAGTTTGGCGTAGAAAAAAGAGAAATTGAAGAATACAAAGAATTAATCCGTATTAAGACAATAGAAGTTTTCAATCCTATATTTCCTCGTCTTGAAAAGGAAAAAATAGAAATCGTTGGAGGACCAAATACTTCTGATAGTAAAGAGTCTAATGTTGGTATTACAAAAATTACCTACGAAGATTTCTCAAAAGTCGATCTACGCGTTGCAAAAGTTTTAGAAGCAGAACGTGTCAAAAATTCTGAAAAATTGATAAAGTTAACCCTCTCTTTAGGAAATGAGCAGAGGACTATTGTTGCAGGCATCGGGAAATTCTATAGCCCAGAAGATCTTTTGAATAAAAAGATAATCATAGTTGCAAACCTTGAGGAAAGAAAAATTATGGGTTTAACTTCTCAAGGAATGTTGCTTGCTGCATCAACAAGCGATAAAGAAAAGCTTACGCTACTTACAATTGATACCGATATAGAAGAAGGAGCAAAAATTAGTTGA
- a CDS encoding DUF4321 domain-containing protein, protein MRKFAFGRFLVFLLLGLILGTALGIFIGKIFPIFDYGLSFGIPTLNIDLVFLKLTFGIELKLNTGTIIGILIFALMFVLT, encoded by the coding sequence ATGAGAAAGTTTGCATTTGGAAGATTTTTGGTTTTTCTTTTATTGGGGTTAATTTTAGGCACTGCTTTGGGTATATTTATTGGAAAGATTTTTCCAATTTTTGATTACGGTTTGAGTTTCGGCATACCTACACTTAACATCGACCTTGTCTTTTTAAAACTTACTTTTGGCATTGAATTGAAATTGAATACAGGCACAATAATAGGCATTTTGATTTTTGCTCTTATGTTTGTCCTAACATGA
- a CDS encoding FAD:protein FMN transferase has protein sequence MNKKVLVFPIVVIVALLIFFLIFYYVNFQNLHREIYSMDTIIEIDIFGANREKIADEIEKEINYLASLFDDYNPNSEVSKINANAGVKPVKVSDDTLEIINKGKEMFEKTNGAFNIMISPVLRIWGFKDENYRVPTLSEIKQSLTLTDINDLVIDSDEVFLKKKGEAIDLGGIAKGYTLDKIKAIIEKNKPIKAIVNMGGNVYVYSIDPNKIFKVGIKHPRSNGVIAVLELKSGNFVATSGDYERYFELNGERYCHIIDPRSGSPAKKLVSATAITKDGYVGDAFSTALFVLGKDDALKLASESNIQAVVVDTSLNVFYSESLSGSIEFENR, from the coding sequence ATGAATAAAAAAGTTCTTGTTTTTCCTATAGTTGTTATAGTTGCTTTACTTATCTTTTTCTTAATTTTTTACTATGTAAATTTTCAGAATCTCCATAGAGAGATCTACAGTATGGATACAATCATTGAGATTGATATCTTTGGAGCTAACAGGGAAAAAATAGCAGATGAAATTGAGAAAGAAATAAATTATCTTGCTTCTCTTTTTGATGATTACAATCCCAATTCTGAAGTATCAAAAATAAACGCAAATGCAGGAGTTAAACCCGTTAAGGTAAGTGATGATACTCTTGAGATAATTAATAAAGGGAAAGAGATGTTTGAAAAGACAAATGGCGCTTTTAATATTATGATTTCACCTGTTTTAAGGATCTGGGGATTTAAGGATGAAAACTACAGAGTGCCAACTCTAAGTGAGATAAAGCAATCTCTTACACTTACAGATATAAACGATCTTGTTATAGATTCAGATGAAGTTTTTTTAAAGAAAAAAGGTGAAGCAATTGATCTTGGAGGCATTGCAAAAGGTTACACCCTTGATAAAATTAAAGCAATCATTGAAAAAAACAAGCCAATAAAAGCCATCGTAAATATGGGTGGAAATGTTTATGTTTATAGTATTGATCCAAATAAGATTTTCAAGGTAGGAATTAAGCACCCACGCTCTAATGGTGTGATAGCAGTTTTGGAATTGAAGTCAGGTAATTTTGTTGCAACTTCTGGTGATTACGAGAGATACTTTGAGTTAAATGGAGAAAGATACTGCCATATAATAGATCCAAGAAGTGGAAGTCCTGCAAAAAAACTTGTGTCTGCAACGGCAATCACTAAAGATGGCTACGTAGGAGATGCATTTTCAACAGCGCTTTTTGTATTGGGAAAAGATGATGCTTTGAAACTTGCTTCGGAATCAAATATTCAAGCGGTTGTTGTTGATACTTCGTTAAATGTTTTTTACAGTGAAAGTCTTTCGGGGAGTATAGAATTTGAAAATAGGTGA
- a CDS encoding sulfide/dihydroorotate dehydrogenase-like FAD/NAD-binding protein, whose translation MFKILKREILGPQMVLMVLDAKSIAKTAEPGQFVIVRVDEKGERIPLTIADFDRAKGTITIVFQKVGKTTHLLAEKNEGDFISDVAGPLGNPTEIEKFGKVVCVGGGIGIAPVYPISRKLKEEGNHVISIVGFRSKDYVFWEEKMKFSSNKLLIATNDGSYGEKGFVTDVLEKVLENEKDIVRIFAIGPAVMMKAVADMTKKYQIKTIVSLNSLMVCGMGMCGACRVTVGGETRFTCSDGPDFDAHQVDFDELMKRLSIYKEEEKIALELFKGGK comes from the coding sequence ATGTTCAAGATCTTAAAAAGAGAAATCTTGGGTCCACAAATGGTGCTAATGGTTCTTGATGCTAAAAGCATTGCTAAAACGGCAGAACCTGGGCAATTTGTTATTGTAAGAGTTGATGAAAAAGGAGAAAGAATCCCATTGACAATTGCAGATTTTGATAGAGCTAAAGGGACTATTACGATTGTTTTCCAAAAAGTTGGTAAAACTACACACCTACTAGCCGAAAAAAATGAAGGAGATTTTATTTCTGATGTTGCAGGACCCTTGGGGAATCCAACAGAAATTGAAAAGTTTGGAAAAGTGGTGTGTGTCGGTGGTGGCATTGGAATAGCTCCAGTTTATCCAATCTCAAGAAAGTTAAAAGAAGAAGGCAATCACGTTATCAGTATCGTTGGTTTTAGGTCTAAAGATTATGTGTTTTGGGAAGAAAAGATGAAATTTTCTTCAAATAAATTATTAATTGCAACTAATGATGGAAGTTATGGTGAAAAGGGTTTTGTTACAGATGTCTTAGAAAAGGTTTTAGAAAATGAAAAAGATATAGTGCGAATATTCGCAATTGGGCCTGCGGTAATGATGAAGGCTGTTGCAGATATGACAAAAAAATATCAGATAAAGACAATAGTGAGTTTAAATTCTTTAATGGTCTGTGGCATGGGAATGTGTGGTGCATGTAGAGTTACCGTAGGTGGAGAAACCAGGTTTACATGTTCCGATGGTCCAGACTTTGATGCACATCAAGTGGACTTTGATGAACTTATGAAAAGACTTTCAATTTATAAGGAAGAAGAAAAAATTGCCTTGGAACTTTTCAAAGGAGGTAAATAA
- the amrS gene encoding AmmeMemoRadiSam system radical SAM enzyme, translated as MEEALLWEKLEGDKVRCNLCNFKCIIPKGKTGICRVRINKDGKLFTLLDSYVSSWALDPIEKKPVFHYFPGSTVLSFGTWGCNFRCRGCQNFEISRFTKMDFDLSLISEKITEEEAVSLALKYKARGIAWTYNEPTIWFEYTYKTAKLAKTKGLFTVYVTNGSITKEGLDMIGPYLDVFRVDIKAFSQETYNKITPIFDYRKILESVVYAKEKWNMHVEVVTNIIPTINDNLEELRNLAAFIRDNLGKNTPWHLTRFYPYLDLSHLYPTPVETLEKIRNIGIEEGLNFVYIGNVLGHPYEDTYCPKCKRRVIKRHGFEIVENHTHNGKCDFCGEDLGIYE; from the coding sequence ATGGAAGAAGCCCTCCTTTGGGAAAAGCTCGAAGGTGATAAGGTAAGATGTAATCTATGTAACTTTAAATGCATAATACCAAAGGGTAAGACGGGTATTTGTAGGGTGCGTATTAACAAAGACGGAAAGCTTTTTACATTACTTGATTCCTATGTTTCATCTTGGGCTTTAGATCCAATTGAAAAAAAACCTGTATTTCATTATTTTCCAGGTAGCACCGTTCTTTCTTTTGGCACTTGGGGATGCAACTTTAGGTGTAGAGGATGTCAAAATTTTGAGATTTCAAGATTTACTAAAATGGATTTTGATTTGAGTCTTATTTCAGAAAAAATTACGGAAGAAGAGGCTGTCTCTCTTGCTTTAAAATATAAGGCAAGAGGGATAGCCTGGACTTACAATGAACCGACTATTTGGTTTGAGTATACTTACAAAACAGCCAAACTTGCAAAGACAAAAGGATTGTTTACTGTTTATGTAACAAATGGCTCTATCACCAAAGAAGGCTTGGATATGATTGGGCCTTACCTTGATGTGTTTCGTGTGGATATAAAGGCGTTCTCTCAAGAAACTTACAATAAAATAACTCCAATATTTGATTATCGAAAAATCCTCGAAAGTGTTGTATATGCAAAGGAGAAATGGAATATGCACGTTGAAGTTGTTACCAATATTATTCCAACAATTAACGATAATCTTGAGGAGTTAAGGAATCTTGCAGCATTTATTAGAGACAATCTTGGAAAAAATACCCCTTGGCATTTAACAAGATTCTATCCATATCTTGACCTATCACACCTATATCCAACACCAGTTGAAACACTTGAGAAGATTCGAAATATCGGTATTGAGGAAGGTTTAAATTTTGTTTACATAGGCAATGTCCTTGGACATCCGTATGAAGATACGTATTGCCCCAAATGTAAAAGAAGAGTTATAAAAAGGCACGGATTTGAAATTGTCGAAAACCATACACACAACGGGAAGTGTGACTTCTGTGGGGAGGACCTCGGTATTTATGAATAA
- the gltA gene encoding NADPH-dependent glutamate synthase — MNVNKKVTPMKEQEATERRKNFLEVPLGYKKEEAIIEANRCLQCPTHPCINGCPVHINIPAFIKAIREENFQLAVDIIHESNLLPAVTGRVCPQEEQCQAVCVVGKIGDPVSIGRLERFVADWDIENRKKGNAQLPKKEAPKGKKVAIIGAGPAGLSCAADLSKFGYDVTIFEAFHVAGGVLVYGIPEFRLPKSIVEEEISMLTKMGVKFVFDFLIGRTRTIKGLFEDGFSAVFIGSGAGLPQFMHIPGENLGGIYSANEFLTRVNLMKAYKFPEYDTPIKRAKRVAVIGGGNVAMDAARTALRLGAEHVYLIYRRGRDEMPARAEEIVHAEEEGIEFVLLSNPVRYIGDENGFVKQVECIKMQLGEPDSSGRRRPIPVEGSEFTIDIDEAIVAIGTIPNPIIAKTTLGLKTGKHGEILVDENSQTSIRGVFAGGDIVTGAATVITAMGAGRAAAKSIDRFLKGEI, encoded by the coding sequence ATGAACGTTAATAAAAAGGTTACTCCGATGAAAGAACAGGAGGCTACAGAAAGAAGGAAAAACTTTTTAGAAGTTCCTTTAGGATATAAAAAAGAGGAAGCCATAATTGAAGCAAATAGATGTTTACAATGTCCTACACATCCCTGCATTAATGGTTGTCCTGTTCATATCAACATCCCTGCTTTTATAAAAGCAATTAGAGAGGAAAATTTTCAATTGGCAGTTGATATCATCCACGAGTCAAATTTGCTACCTGCTGTAACAGGACGTGTATGCCCTCAAGAAGAGCAATGTCAAGCCGTGTGTGTTGTTGGAAAGATAGGAGATCCAGTTTCCATAGGAAGATTGGAGAGGTTTGTTGCAGATTGGGATATTGAAAACAGAAAGAAAGGAAATGCACAACTCCCCAAAAAAGAAGCACCAAAAGGTAAAAAAGTTGCAATTATTGGTGCAGGACCTGCAGGACTTTCATGTGCTGCTGATCTTTCAAAATTTGGGTATGATGTGACAATTTTTGAGGCTTTTCATGTTGCAGGTGGTGTTCTTGTATATGGTATCCCAGAATTTAGGTTACCAAAATCTATTGTAGAAGAAGAGATATCAATGTTAACAAAGATGGGGGTAAAGTTTGTATTTGATTTTTTAATAGGTAGAACAAGAACAATAAAAGGACTTTTTGAAGATGGATTTAGTGCGGTATTTATAGGGAGTGGTGCAGGTTTGCCTCAGTTTATGCATATCCCTGGCGAAAATTTAGGCGGTATTTACTCTGCAAATGAATTTTTAACAAGAGTTAATTTGATGAAGGCTTATAAATTTCCAGAATACGACACACCAATTAAAAGGGCAAAAAGAGTTGCTGTAATTGGTGGTGGTAATGTTGCAATGGATGCTGCAAGAACTGCTTTAAGGTTAGGAGCAGAGCATGTTTATCTAATTTATAGAAGAGGAAGAGATGAGATGCCAGCAAGAGCAGAAGAAATTGTTCACGCAGAAGAAGAAGGTATTGAATTTGTCCTTTTGTCAAATCCTGTAAGATACATTGGTGACGAAAATGGTTTTGTAAAACAAGTTGAGTGCATAAAAATGCAGTTAGGTGAACCAGATTCATCTGGAAGAAGAAGGCCAATTCCAGTTGAGGGTTCTGAATTTACGATTGATATAGATGAGGCAATTGTTGCAATAGGCACTATTCCTAACCCTATTATTGCCAAAACAACCCTAGGCTTGAAAACTGGAAAGCATGGCGAGATTCTTGTGGATGAGAATTCGCAAACCTCTATTAGAGGTGTCTTTGCAGGTGGCGACATTGTTACTGGCGCTGCCACCGTTATAACTGCAATGGGAGCAGGTAGAGCTGCAGCAAAATCGATCGATAGGTTTTTAAAAGGAGAAATTTAG
- a CDS encoding Maf family protein, translating into MKFILASNSERRINYLKEFGYTFEVKKVNYSEQFFENDPIKTAIFNAYMKAYLISKDGEKLPVLGVDTVVALDGLIFRKPKDIEENVRMIKQLLGKEHLVISGVSCVKGNLSIIDYEITKVKFIDAIDDEMIFRYVKTKEGFDKAGGYAIQGLGSIFVNEVIGQISNVIGVPILKIEKILKKISEVENEFIF; encoded by the coding sequence ATGAAATTTATTCTTGCTAGTAATTCTGAAAGAAGGATAAATTATTTAAAAGAGTTTGGTTATACTTTTGAAGTAAAAAAGGTAAATTATAGCGAGCAGTTTTTTGAAAATGACCCAATTAAAACGGCAATTTTCAATGCTTACATGAAGGCGTATTTAATAAGTAAAGATGGAGAAAAACTACCAGTTTTAGGAGTTGATACTGTTGTTGCTCTTGATGGACTTATTTTTAGAAAACCTAAAGATATTGAAGAAAATGTGCGTATGATTAAACAACTTTTGGGTAAGGAACATTTAGTGATTAGTGGAGTTTCCTGTGTTAAAGGTAATTTGAGTATTATTGATTATGAAATTACAAAAGTTAAATTTATAGATGCAATTGACGATGAAATGATATTTAGGTATGTAAAAACAAAAGAAGGATTTGACAAAGCAGGAGGCTATGCAATTCAGGGTTTAGGATCAATTTTTGTAAACGAAGTTATAGGTCAAATTTCAAATGTAATAGGCGTGCCTATTTTAAAAATAGAAAAAATTCTAAAGAAGATTAGTGAGGTGGAAAATGAGTTTATTTTCTAA
- a CDS encoding NusG domain II-containing protein translates to MKIGDKFVIVLIIVSLLFGIFINYFLQRTKERLLVILSDGELFMKVPISDRTNLGPVLVKSKEGFLYVTVNEGKVRVIESTCKDKLCIKQGEISKVGESIVCLPNRISISIVGDDKYVDTTSY, encoded by the coding sequence TTGAAAATAGGTGATAAATTTGTAATTGTTCTTATTATTGTATCGCTATTGTTTGGCATTTTTATTAATTATTTTTTACAGAGAACCAAAGAAAGGTTACTTGTTATTTTAAGTGATGGTGAGTTATTCATGAAAGTTCCAATTTCAGATCGAACAAATCTTGGCCCCGTTCTTGTTAAAAGTAAAGAAGGTTTCCTCTATGTAACTGTTAATGAGGGAAAAGTTAGAGTAATTGAGTCTACTTGTAAAGATAAGTTATGCATTAAACAAGGAGAAATCTCAAAAGTTGGAGAATCCATTGTATGTCTTCCAAATAGAATATCAATCTCAATTGTAGGAGATGATAAGTATGTCGACACAACTTCCTATTGA
- a CDS encoding rod shape-determining protein MreC has protein sequence MHSSNEKILVIVISLVLLLIFVAGIASYGITFSRIYDFLVLEPIKNLLFTVNNTFQNIENYFMSVKKGAEVIKENEDLKNEIEILKARLKLLLGYYTENQELRNLLGIKSKLTLNMKGAHVIFYDELNNFIVIDIGENDGITEKMPVVYSNDGENAVLVGIIQSVNEKTSKVMLITNKAFRISVTNSSRYGVDILEGTGDALSITKFSYKLADNIGDVFVTTELSDIYPPNIFVGKLVKIENKNVSEKKLTLLPILDFYKIKNVLVITSYEKK, from the coding sequence ATGCACTCCTCTAATGAAAAGATACTTGTTATAGTTATTTCGTTAGTATTATTGTTAATTTTTGTTGCAGGAATTGCAAGTTATGGCATTACTTTTAGTAGAATTTATGATTTTTTAGTTTTAGAACCGATTAAAAATTTACTTTTTACTGTTAATAATACATTTCAAAATATAGAAAACTATTTTATGAGTGTTAAAAAGGGAGCAGAAGTTATCAAAGAAAACGAAGATTTAAAAAATGAAATTGAAATTCTTAAAGCAAGATTAAAACTTCTTTTGGGTTATTATACGGAGAACCAAGAACTTAGAAATTTATTGGGCATTAAGTCGAAACTTACTCTAAACATGAAGGGAGCCCATGTGATATTTTACGACGAGTTAAACAATTTTATAGTAATAGATATAGGGGAAAATGACGGTATAACTGAGAAAATGCCAGTTGTGTATTCAAATGATGGTGAGAACGCTGTTTTGGTTGGAATTATTCAGAGTGTAAACGAAAAAACTTCAAAAGTTATGCTTATAACAAATAAGGCGTTTAGAATAAGTGTTACTAATAGTTCCCGCTATGGTGTTGATATTTTAGAAGGCACAGGAGATGCTCTTTCTATCACAAAATTTTCTTATAAGTTAGCGGATAATATTGGTGATGTTTTTGTAACAACCGAGTTAAGTGATATTTACCCACCAAATATCTTTGTTGGTAAACTTGTAAAGATAGAAAATAAAAACGTTAGCGAGAAGAAACTTACTCTTTTGCCAATATTAGATTTCTATAAAATTAAAAACGTTTTGGTTATTACTTCCTATGAGAAAAAATGA
- a CDS encoding rod shape-determining protein, whose product MSLFSKELAIDLGTANSVVYVRSKGVVLREPTIIAINSDKRVVAVGNEAKVMAGRTPFEIEVIRPIRDGVINDFETTEALLDYFITKAGGKRGIFRPIVLIGVPSGITPVERKAVIDAALHVGARQAQTIPEPLASAIGVGLPVEEARGSMIVDIGGGTTEVAVISLKGIVVGKSTRIAGDEMNEAIISYVRRQYSVLIGDVTAEQIKLKIGNAFPLEKEEKMEVRGRDLVDGLPKSITITSEEIRKAIQPVLEEILNVIKSTLEITPPELAADVMDRGIMLSGGGALLKNIDKFLSHRTGILVTVADDPLSSVAIGAGKVLENYDFYKDALL is encoded by the coding sequence ATGAGTTTATTTTCTAAAGAACTTGCAATTGATTTAGGTACTGCAAATAGCGTGGTTTATGTGAGAAGTAAAGGGGTTGTTTTAAGGGAACCAACTATAATTGCTATTAATTCTGATAAAAGAGTAGTTGCAGTTGGAAACGAAGCAAAGGTAATGGCTGGAAGAACTCCTTTTGAGATTGAGGTAATTCGCCCCATTAGAGATGGCGTAATTAATGATTTTGAAACAACCGAAGCTTTACTTGATTACTTCATAACAAAAGCAGGTGGAAAACGGGGTATATTTAGACCAATAGTGTTAATTGGGGTGCCTAGTGGTATCACTCCGGTTGAAAGGAAAGCAGTTATTGACGCAGCCTTACATGTTGGAGCAAGACAAGCGCAAACAATTCCTGAGCCACTTGCTTCGGCAATAGGGGTAGGCCTTCCAGTTGAGGAAGCGCGTGGTTCAATGATTGTTGACATTGGTGGTGGCACCACAGAAGTTGCTGTGATTTCTTTAAAAGGGATAGTCGTTGGCAAGTCAACAAGAATTGCAGGCGATGAGATGAACGAAGCGATAATTTCTTATGTAAGGCGTCAATACAGTGTTTTGATAGGAGATGTTACTGCAGAGCAAATAAAATTGAAAATAGGAAACGCCTTTCCTTTAGAAAAAGAAGAAAAGATGGAAGTAAGAGGAAGAGACCTTGTGGATGGGCTTCCAAAGTCTATAACAATCACTTCTGAAGAAATAAGAAAGGCAATTCAGCCAGTTTTAGAAGAGATTCTCAACGTCATTAAATCAACTTTAGAGATTACCCCGCCAGAACTTGCTGCAGACGTTATGGATAGGGGCATAATGCTATCTGGAGGAGGAGCGTTGCTAAAAAATATTGATAAATTCCTTTCTCATAGGACTGGAATTCTTGTAACAGTTGCAGACGACCCTCTTTCTTCTGTTGCAATTGGTGCTGGTAAAGTGCTCGAAAACTACGATTTTTATAAAGATGCACTCCTCTAA